The Peribacillus sp. FSL P2-0133 genome has a segment encoding these proteins:
- the aceB gene encoding malate synthase A — protein MITEAKGLQITGNIKPGYEQILTTEALQFIERIERHFNERRAELLERRKSVQEELNQGKLPDFLEETKHIRESDWTIAPLPNDLQDRRVEITGPVDRKMIINAMNSGANVFMADFEDANSPTWENCIDGQLNLRDAIRGTISFKNPNGKVYELNERTAVLKVRPRGWHLEEKHVLLDGQPISASIFDFGLYFYHNAKALVEKQSGPYFYLPKMESHLEARLWNDIFVYAQNDLRISQGTIKATVLIETILAAFEMDEILYELKEHSAGLNCGRWDYIFSFLKKFRHSDDVIFPDRQQVTMTVPNMRAYSLLAIKTCHTRNAPAIGGMAAQIPVKNDPVKNDEAFAKVKADKEREARDGHDGTWVAHPGMVSTAKEVFDLLVPKPNQIFRKREDVHVTAQELLAVPEGTITEAGLRTNINVGIQYIASWLSGRGAAPINNLMEDAATAEISRAQVWQWIRHPKGILEDGRKITKELFHQIKEEELAVIKSEVGEGTFKSGKFEESTKLFEQLIEADDFADFLTNAAYEKLS, from the coding sequence ATGATTACGGAAGCAAAAGGCTTACAAATTACAGGCAACATTAAGCCAGGATATGAACAGATACTTACAACGGAAGCTCTTCAATTCATCGAAAGAATTGAACGGCATTTCAATGAAAGAAGGGCAGAACTTCTAGAACGGCGGAAAAGCGTTCAGGAAGAACTGAATCAAGGTAAGCTTCCTGATTTCCTTGAAGAAACGAAGCATATTCGCGAAAGTGATTGGACGATTGCGCCCCTCCCGAATGATTTGCAGGACCGCAGGGTTGAAATCACTGGACCTGTTGATCGCAAAATGATCATTAATGCCATGAACTCAGGTGCCAATGTATTCATGGCGGACTTTGAAGATGCCAATTCACCCACTTGGGAGAATTGCATTGATGGCCAATTGAATCTGCGGGATGCAATCCGCGGAACCATTTCATTTAAAAATCCAAATGGCAAAGTGTATGAACTAAATGAAAGAACAGCTGTCCTAAAGGTAAGGCCACGCGGCTGGCATTTGGAGGAAAAACATGTCCTTTTGGATGGACAGCCTATATCAGCCAGCATTTTTGATTTTGGACTGTACTTTTACCACAACGCAAAGGCGTTGGTCGAAAAACAAAGTGGTCCATACTTTTACTTACCAAAAATGGAAAGCCATCTCGAAGCAAGATTATGGAATGACATATTCGTATATGCACAGAACGATTTGAGAATTTCGCAAGGAACCATCAAGGCAACGGTCTTGATAGAAACGATTCTTGCTGCATTCGAAATGGACGAAATTCTGTACGAGCTGAAAGAACATTCGGCAGGCCTGAACTGTGGACGCTGGGATTATATCTTTAGTTTCCTGAAAAAATTCCGTCACTCGGATGATGTCATCTTCCCAGACCGGCAGCAGGTCACGATGACCGTCCCGAACATGAGGGCGTATTCCTTACTGGCAATCAAAACATGTCACACTCGTAATGCTCCTGCAATCGGCGGGATGGCGGCGCAAATTCCTGTTAAAAATGACCCGGTTAAGAACGATGAGGCTTTTGCAAAAGTAAAGGCAGATAAAGAACGCGAAGCAAGAGACGGTCATGATGGAACATGGGTTGCCCATCCAGGTATGGTAAGCACGGCAAAAGAGGTTTTTGACCTGCTCGTCCCAAAACCGAATCAAATTTTCCGAAAACGGGAAGATGTCCATGTAACAGCTCAAGAGTTGCTGGCTGTACCGGAGGGAACGATCACAGAGGCAGGATTAAGAACGAATATTAACGTTGGCATCCAATATATCGCCTCCTGGTTAAGCGGCAGAGGTGCGGCACCCATCAATAACTTAATGGAAGATGCTGCAACCGCTGAAATTTCAAGGGCTCAAGTTTGGCAATGGATCCGTCATCCAAAAGGCATTCTCGAAGATGGCAGGAAAATAACCAAGGAATTATTCCATCAAATCAAAGAAGAAGAATTGGCGGTCATTAAATCGGAAGTAGGGGAAGGAACTTTCAAATCAGGAAAGTTTGAAGAGTCTACTAAACTATTTGAACAATTGATTGAAGCGGATGACTTTGCAGATTTCTTAACGAATGCCGCATACGAAAAATTATCTTAA
- the ytvI gene encoding sporulation integral membrane protein YtvI — translation MNPVYMYRFIRSLLVIGGIILGGIALFYLSKYTYPFIIAMIIAFLMNPLVTFFERKGRLPRGLAVFVSLLLIFLLFAGLITLLVTEIISGTNYLAGVIPKHIETIVDYIETYIASTVIPFYNQIAAMFNNLDTEQQDTVLKNIQNIGESITTGVSGFIQAFLKNIPTIIGWFPTTATALLFTLLGTFFISKDWDTFSRMTGKVLPDKIFAGAKRLFRDLKRALFGFIRAQFTLVSLTTVTILIGFLILGVNYSITIALICGLVDIIPYLGTGTIFIPWIIFEFIAGNTSLAIGLSVLYIIVVVQRQLIEPKVLSSSIGLDPLATLIALFIGFKLIGFLGLIAGPVVLVIFNTLQRANVFKAIWTFIIGDTKKTT, via the coding sequence TTGAATCCGGTATATATGTATCGTTTCATTCGCTCTTTACTGGTCATCGGAGGGATTATTTTAGGCGGAATCGCCTTGTTTTATTTATCTAAATATACATATCCATTCATCATTGCCATGATAATCGCTTTCTTGATGAATCCCCTGGTCACTTTTTTCGAAAGGAAAGGAAGGCTGCCACGGGGGTTGGCTGTATTCGTTTCCCTTTTACTCATTTTCCTTTTATTTGCGGGTCTTATCACCTTACTGGTCACAGAGATCATTTCAGGGACCAATTACCTGGCCGGAGTCATCCCGAAACATATTGAAACCATCGTGGATTATATAGAAACATACATCGCGTCCACCGTCATCCCTTTTTATAATCAAATAGCTGCCATGTTCAATAATTTGGATACCGAACAGCAGGACACAGTCCTCAAGAATATCCAAAATATCGGTGAATCGATCACTACCGGAGTAAGCGGCTTCATTCAAGCTTTCTTGAAGAACATCCCCACAATCATCGGATGGTTTCCAACTACAGCAACAGCACTCCTTTTTACCCTGCTGGGCACTTTCTTCATCAGCAAAGATTGGGATACCTTTAGCCGCATGACCGGAAAAGTGTTGCCTGATAAGATTTTTGCGGGTGCCAAGCGTTTATTCAGGGACTTAAAACGGGCTTTGTTCGGATTTATCCGTGCACAATTCACTCTTGTTTCATTGACGACTGTGACGATTTTAATCGGATTTCTCATATTGGGGGTGAATTATTCAATTACCATTGCCCTGATATGCGGACTGGTCGATATCATCCCCTATTTAGGGACAGGTACGATTTTCATTCCTTGGATCATCTTTGAATTCATTGCCGGGAATACAAGTCTTGCAATCGGTTTGTCCGTTCTTTACATAATCGTCGTTGTCCAGCGTCAGTTAATAGAGCCAAAAGTACTTTCTTCCAGTATTGGTTTGGATCCGCTTGCCACTCTCATCGCTTTGTTCATCGGCTTCAAATTGATCGGTTTCCTAGGTCTGATTGCAGGACCTGTCGTACTTGTCATATTCAATACACTCCAGCGTGCCAATGTCTTCAAGGCCATATGGACTTTCATCATCGGGGATACGAAGAAAACGACTTAA
- a CDS encoding DUF441 domain-containing protein, with translation MINGPVVFLILLAAIGWFGKNTSLIMAAGFLLSMKLIGLDAKVFPYLEAKGINLGVTIITISVLIPIANGAIGFKELGDAIKSPYAWIALASGIAVALIAKNGITLLSHDPHITTALVFGTILAVALFKGVAVGPLIGAGIAYLCMQIFNFFK, from the coding sequence ATGATCAACGGTCCTGTAGTATTTTTAATTCTGCTTGCTGCAATCGGTTGGTTTGGGAAAAACACCTCACTGATCATGGCTGCGGGTTTTCTTTTAAGCATGAAACTGATTGGCCTTGACGCTAAAGTGTTTCCATACCTGGAAGCGAAAGGAATCAACCTGGGCGTTACGATCATTACGATTTCGGTACTCATACCCATAGCAAACGGGGCGATAGGTTTCAAGGAACTCGGAGACGCAATAAAATCTCCCTATGCCTGGATTGCGCTTGCATCTGGAATAGCGGTTGCGCTCATAGCGAAAAATGGGATTACGCTCCTATCACATGATCCGCACATTACCACGGCTCTTGTTTTTGGGACGATTCTTGCAGTCGCATTATTCAAAGGTGTGGCTGTCGGTCCGTTAATCGGGGCGGGAATTGCTTATTTATGCATGCAAATCTTCAATTTTTTTAAATGA
- the citZ gene encoding citrate synthase yields the protein MTATKGLEGVVATTSSVSSIIDDTLTYVGYDIDDLASNATFEEVIYLLWHGALPNKSQLKELTQQLAENAEIPAEVVNHFKTYPIDKVHPMGALRTAVSLLGLYDEEADVMSEDANYRKAIRIQAKIPTLVTTFARIRQGKEAVAPRTDLSFAANFLYMLSGNEPTAIEEEAFNKALVLHADHELNASTFTARVCVATLSDIYSGVTSAIGALKGPLHGGANEQVMKMLTDIGSVENVEPYINEKLANKEKIMGFGHRVYRKGDPRAKHLKEMSKKLTELTGQPQYYDMSIKIHEIVTGQKNLPPNVDFYSASVYHSLGIEHDLFTPIFAVSRASGWIAHILEQYSNNRLIRPRAEYVGPGMQKYVPIEKR from the coding sequence ATGACAGCAACAAAAGGTCTTGAAGGTGTGGTAGCAACAACTTCATCAGTAAGCTCCATTATCGATGACACATTAACGTATGTAGGTTATGACATCGATGATTTAGCTTCTAACGCAACATTCGAGGAAGTAATCTATCTTTTATGGCACGGAGCTCTTCCGAACAAAAGCCAATTAAAAGAATTAACTCAACAGCTTGCTGAAAATGCTGAAATTCCAGCTGAAGTGGTTAATCACTTCAAAACATACCCAATCGATAAAGTACATCCAATGGGAGCTCTTCGCACTGCAGTATCTCTTCTGGGTCTTTATGATGAAGAAGCAGATGTAATGAGTGAAGATGCTAACTATCGTAAAGCAATCCGCATCCAAGCAAAAATCCCTACATTGGTAACAACTTTCGCTCGCATCCGTCAAGGGAAAGAAGCTGTTGCTCCACGTACAGATTTAAGCTTTGCTGCTAACTTCTTATATATGTTAAGCGGTAACGAACCAACGGCAATCGAAGAAGAAGCATTCAACAAAGCATTGGTTCTTCATGCTGACCATGAATTAAACGCTTCTACATTCACTGCACGCGTTTGTGTGGCTACATTATCTGATATCTATTCTGGCGTAACTTCTGCCATTGGCGCTTTAAAAGGCCCTCTTCACGGCGGAGCTAACGAACAAGTCATGAAAATGCTTACAGATATTGGTTCAGTTGAAAACGTTGAGCCATATATCAACGAAAAATTAGCCAATAAAGAAAAAATCATGGGCTTTGGCCACCGTGTATACCGTAAAGGTGATCCCCGTGCTAAACACCTTAAAGAAATGTCAAAAAAACTGACTGAACTTACTGGACAACCTCAATATTATGATATGTCCATCAAAATTCATGAAATCGTAACCGGTCAAAAAAATCTTCCACCGAACGTGGATTTCTATTCTGCTTCCGTATACCACAGTTTAGGTATCGAGCATGACCTATTTACACCAATCTTTGCTGTAAGCCGTGCTTCAGGCTGGATCGCTCATATCCTTGAGCAATATTCAAACAACCGCCTTATCCGTCCGCGTGCAGAGTATGTTGGACCAGGTATGCAAAAATACGTACCGATTGAAAAACGCTAA
- the aceA gene encoding isocitrate lyase produces the protein MMNERAQKLQQSWENDSRWTGIKRPYTAEEVIKLRGSIDIEQTLARRGSEKLWDLLNTEDFINALGALTGNQAMQQVKAGLKAIYLSGWQVAADANIAGQMYPDQSLYPANSVPQVVKRINQTLQRADQISFAEGKDDIDWFAPIVADAEAGFGGSLNVFELMKGMIEAGAAGVHFEDQLSSEKKCGHLGGKVLLPTQTAVRNLVSARLAADVMGTPTILIARTDADAADLITDDIDPVDAPFITGERTPEGFYRTNAGLDQAIARGLAYAPYADLIWCETSEPNLADARRFAEAIHAEFPGKLLAYNCSPSFNWKAKLSDEEIANYQVELGKLGYKFQFVTLAGFHSLNHSMFNLALGYKDRGMAAYSELQQAEFASEPDGYTATRHQREVGTGYFDEVAQVVSGGTSSTTALAGSTETEQFETSK, from the coding sequence ATGATGAATGAGAGAGCGCAAAAATTACAACAAAGCTGGGAAAATGACTCACGGTGGACTGGTATTAAACGTCCTTATACTGCCGAAGAAGTTATTAAACTAAGAGGTTCCATCGATATTGAACAAACATTGGCACGCCGTGGTTCTGAAAAACTATGGGATCTATTGAATACGGAGGATTTCATCAATGCATTAGGAGCATTGACTGGTAACCAAGCCATGCAGCAGGTGAAAGCTGGTTTAAAAGCAATCTACTTAAGCGGCTGGCAAGTGGCGGCAGATGCTAACATCGCAGGGCAAATGTACCCTGACCAAAGTTTATATCCAGCCAATTCCGTGCCGCAAGTAGTTAAACGCATTAATCAGACACTTCAGCGTGCAGACCAAATCAGCTTTGCTGAAGGAAAAGATGATATCGATTGGTTCGCTCCAATCGTGGCGGATGCTGAAGCAGGCTTTGGCGGTTCCCTTAACGTCTTCGAATTAATGAAAGGCATGATCGAAGCTGGAGCGGCAGGCGTTCATTTTGAAGACCAGCTTTCTTCCGAGAAAAAATGCGGTCACCTGGGCGGTAAAGTCCTTCTTCCAACCCAAACGGCAGTACGTAATTTAGTTTCCGCCCGATTGGCAGCCGACGTAATGGGTACACCGACTATCTTGATTGCCCGTACGGATGCTGATGCTGCAGATTTGATCACCGATGATATCGATCCGGTCGATGCACCATTCATCACTGGTGAAAGGACTCCAGAAGGATTCTACCGCACGAATGCAGGTCTTGACCAAGCAATTGCAAGAGGCCTTGCTTATGCGCCGTATGCCGACCTTATCTGGTGTGAGACTTCTGAACCTAATCTAGCGGATGCTCGCCGCTTTGCCGAAGCGATCCATGCAGAGTTCCCGGGCAAACTGCTAGCTTACAATTGTTCTCCATCATTTAATTGGAAAGCGAAATTAAGTGATGAAGAGATTGCAAATTATCAGGTGGAATTGGGTAAATTGGGTTATAAATTCCAATTCGTTACACTTGCAGGATTCCATTCATTGAATCATAGCATGTTCAACCTTGCTCTTGGTTATAAAGACCGCGGCATGGCTGCATACTCAGAACTTCAACAAGCGGAGTTCGCTAGTGAGCCCGACGGCTATACAGCAACACGTCATCAGCGTGAAGTGGGAACTGGTTACTTTGATGAAGTGGCACAAGTCGTTTCTGGTGGAACATCATCCACAACAGCGCTTGCAGGTTCTACTGAAACAGAACAATTCGAGACGTCAAAATAA
- a CDS encoding FxsA family protein: MKYFLMFIIAMPVVEIIVLLLSGNLIGFWPTLFLIVATGLIGAYLAKRQGMETWKKAQEQIRYGMMPGNEIIDGICIFIGAALLLSPGLISDIMGLILVFPPTRNLLKPIVIRFIMNRVNKGKVTIIQHK; the protein is encoded by the coding sequence ATGAAATATTTTTTAATGTTTATCATTGCGATGCCGGTCGTTGAAATTATTGTCCTTTTGCTGTCAGGCAACCTGATTGGTTTTTGGCCAACGCTGTTCCTGATTGTAGCCACAGGCTTGATCGGAGCTTATTTGGCTAAACGGCAAGGGATGGAAACGTGGAAAAAGGCACAGGAACAGATTCGTTACGGAATGATGCCAGGAAATGAAATCATTGATGGAATCTGTATCTTTATCGGAGCTGCACTGTTGCTGTCCCCTGGGCTCATCTCGGATATCATGGGATTGATCCTAGTGTTTCCGCCAACCCGGAATCTCCTCAAACCGATTGTTATCCGGTTTATCATGAACAGGGTGAATAAAGGGAAAGTTACTATCATTCAGCATAAATAA